The Euphorbia lathyris chromosome 3, ddEupLath1.1, whole genome shotgun sequence genome contains a region encoding:
- the LOC136221679 gene encoding squalene synthase 2-like — protein sequence MGSLGAILKHPDDFYPLLKLKMAAKHAEKQIPAQPHWGFCYSMLHKVSRSFSLVIQQLGTELRDAVCIFYLVLRALDTVEDDTSIPTDVKVPILIAFHKHIYDPEWHFSCGTKEYKVLMDQIHHLSTAFLELGKSYQEAIEDITKKMGAGMAKFICKEVETVDDYDEYCHYVAGLVGLGLSKLFDASGFEDLAPDDLSNSMGLFLQKTNIIRDYLEDINEIPKSRMFWPRQIWSKYVNKLEDLKYEENSVKAVQCLNDMVTNALIHMDDCLKYMSALRDPAIFRFCAIPQIMAIGTLALCYNNVEVFRGVVKMRRGLTAKVIDRTRTMADVYRAFFDFSCMMKSKVDRNDPNAEKTLNRLEAVQKTCKESGLLNKRRSYINESKPYNSTMVILLMIVLAIILAYLSKRAN from the exons ATGGGGAGTTTGGGAGCAATTCTGAAGCATCCGGATGATTTTTACCCGCTTTTGAAGCTGAAAATGGCTGCTAAACATGCTGAGAAGCAGATCCCAGCACAACCTCACTGGGGTTTCTGTTACTCCATGCTTCATAAGGTCTCTCGTAGCTTTTCTCTTGTCATTCAACAGCTTGGCACTGAGCTCCGTGACGCT GTTTGTATATTCTATTTGGTTCTTCGAGCCCTTGATACTGTTG AGGATGATACAAGCATCCCTACAGATGTGAAAGTGCCGATCTTGATAGCTTTTCACAAGCACATATACGATCCTGAATGGCATTTTTCTT gtgGTACTAAGGAATATAAAGTTCTCATGGACCAGATTCATCATCTTTCAACTGCTTTTCTTGAGCTTGGGAAAAG TTATCAGGAGGCAATCGAGGATATCACGAAAAAAATGGGTGCAGGAATGGCTAAATTCATATGCAAAGAG GTGGAAACAGTTGATGACTACGATGAATATTGCCATTATGTTGCAGGACTTGTTGGACTAGGTCTTTCCAAGCTTTTTGATGCCTCTGGATTTGAAGATTTGGCACCAGATGACCTTTCCAACTCGATGGGGTTATTTCTCCAG AAAACAAACATTATCCGGGATTATTTGGAGGATATAAATGAGATACCTAAGTCACGCATGTTTTGGCCTCGCCAGATCTGGAGTAAATATGTTAATAAACTTGAG GACTTGAAATATGAAGAAAACTCAGTCAAGGCAGTGCAATGCTTGAATGATATGGTTACTAATGCTTTGATACATATGGATGATTGCTTGAAATACATGTCGGCACTACGAGATCCTGCTATATTTCGTTTTTGTGCCATCCCTCAG ATTATGGCAATTGGAACCCTAGCATTGTGCTACAACAACGTTGAAGTATTTAGAGGTGTAGTGAAGATGAGGCGTG GTCTTACTGCAAAGGTCATTGACAGAACAAGGACCATGGCAGATGTCTATCGGGCCTTCTTTGACTTCTCATGTATGATGAAATCCAAG GTTGACAGGAATGATCCAAATGCAGAAAAGACATTGAACAGGCTGGAAGCAGTGCAAAAAACTTGCAAGGAGTCTGGGCTGCTAAACAAAAG GAGATCTTACATAAATGAGAGCAAGCCATATAATTCTACTATG GTTATTCTACTGATGATTGTATTGGCAATCATTTTGGCTTATCTGAGCAAACGGGCCAACTAA